The genomic region AAGAGAATAACAATTCCGAATCCTTTTAGAATCCAACTTTCCTGCGGGAATTTTTCTTTCCATAAGACGATGTTATCGAAATTGTCAATCAACAAATCGATATCTTCTTCGGTGAGTTTTACCGATTTTTCAGTTGGAATAATTTCCATAAAATCGGCGTTATACATAATCCGGTAATGGCGGATAATCCCGTCTTTGTCCGGAATATCATAAAAAAGTGGTCGGCTGAAATCAAAATCCCGATTGTAAAAGGAGTTTAGAATCAAACAACAGTTCAGAATATAAAACTGATGCTGATCAAAATCCCGGATGGTCATATCGAAGTCTTTTCCGGCTTCTTTGAGGATCTTTTTAAAGCGTTCGGTATAATTAAACGTAATGTTCTGAAAAGGCACCGTAACGGCTTTGATTTCGTTATGGGTTAAGGCAGTAGGAAAAAGATCCGCCAGTAAATTGTGAATGAGCTTTTCCTGTTGTTGAATTTGATCATACGAAGTAATCCCGTCCCGTAATTCCGGAACTGTCCCGGCTTCTTTCAATAAGGCTTTGGCATAGTTGGAACGATAGTCGGCATCATCCGAATGGGCAATGTGTTCCAGGGTCTCTAATACTTTATGAAAGGATACTTTGATTTTAAAGGGACTTTCGGGGTATTGGTTCATATTCATCTTCATTGCATTTGGTTCTGTAAAATTACTAATAAATATTGTAATGATGTGCTCCGGAAGTACCTAAAAAAGTACCCAAAAAACAGGTATAAACACGCTATTATGACTATTGTTTAATCCGTAAAATTGTGCGCTTTATTTTGATTGCTGATCTTCTATCCGGGAAAGCAGGGATGAAATAGCGATGTTGTTACGTATTTATACGTACAAATTTACGTATTTACAGGTATTTTCATAAAAAGTAGCGATCCCTAATTTCGCGGAGAATTTTAATATAATCAAAATGGAATTTAGTAAAAGTTTAGGAGAAGAGATTAGTTTAGAGCAAGCGATGACCTATGTGAAAGCACACAACGCAAGGTTTCCAAAAGGAGTGAAAGCATTTGCTTTTGGAGTTGAGCATGTACAGGATGTTCTAAATCAGGAGGGATGTGTAGGAATTCGGATCTATAACGGTTATAACGAAGAAGAAGACTGCCCCAATATCGTAGTGGTAGGTGTAGATGCCGAAGGAAAAGATATGACTGGAGGTAAAATATTCGACAGAGGGGTACGTTGCCCGGATATGTGCGATATTACTAGTCCGCTGTTCCAGGGATAGTTCACTACTCTGTTTTAAAATCTAATTTTTAAACCTGTTGGATTTCCCAACAGGTTTTAGTTTATATATTTGCGTAATTTCAAAAACCTCAATCGGATTTATTTTGAGACTAGTATATGCTATAGCGCTAACATCAATATTTATAGGTTTTATTCCCCTTGTTTTATTCCTTATCCGGAAACGACAACGGCAATTACCGCCACAAGCGACCTATATTGGCCCCTTCGTTTGGCTTACCTTTTTAGCCAGTGCCTATGAGCTTATCTGTACGCTGATCTTTAAATTGAATTCTGATATCTGGTTCCGAGCCTATCTATTACCGGAGTTTTTTGTGCTTTTTTATTTCTTTTGGAAAGTTTTTGAAAAGCGATACCGACCACTTTTCTATTTTTTTGGTACTGTTTTCCTGCTCGTATTTATCGGCTTGCTCTTTGTTTGGAACGATTGGAGTCATTTAAAAGGCGATTCGTATCTGTCGCTTATCGAAGCGATATTCGTCTATACTTTTGTTATTCTGTGGTTTAAAGACGTCTTTCATAATCTGACGGAACAATACCTTTGGAATTTTCCACTTTTTTACTTTATATCGGGTTTTATTTTCTACTTTTCCGGTACCTTATTTCTATTTTTGATGGGTGATATTATTGATCAAACTCCAAACCTCGTGTTCGAGGATTATTGGGTTTTTAATCTAATCTTGATGATCATCAAAAATATATTTTTAATGGTAGGGATATGGAGAATTCAGAAGAAATAAAAATTGCTTTTTGGTTGGGAACGCTTGGAATGCTTTTCCTGGCTTTTGGTTTATTATCGCTGGTATTGTACTATCAGAATCATTTCTACAAAATGAAACGGAAGGAAACAGAGTTGTTACTAAAAACGGCTCTGGAAACCGAAAAAAACGAACGGAAACGTATTGCCGCCGATTTACACGATAGTGTGTCCGGCGACTTGAATGCGATTCGAAATTACTTAACTATCTTACAACGAAACGGAAGTATTGTCGGAAATCAGGAGATTTTTGACGAAATTCGATCCGGAGTCGAAATGGCATTGGAAAATACCCGTAAAGTTTCCTATAATATTATGCCGCCACTATTGGAGACATACGGTTTGGTTACCGCGCTTACGGATTATCTGGAGGGATTGAAAAAGAAAACGGAAATCGATTTTAAAGTGGTTAGTGAGCAGGAGGAATTTAAAATCGCCGCTCCGGTTGCCTATGAGTTGTTTCGTATTGTTCAGGAGTTTACAACCAACATGATCAAATACGGAAAAGTGACGGAATCGATCGTAACAATGGTACTTTCTGACACTTTTTTTACAATTACGCTACAGGATAACGGAATTCCGTTTAACTTTACACAACTTTTGGCTACATCAAAAGGAACGGGCGTTAAAAATATTAACTCCCGGTTAAAGATTGTCGGAGCCGATTTTGTCCAAAACGAAACCGAAACCGGAAATAGTTTCACCATTACATTAAAGAAAGAAAAGTGCTTAGAGTAGGTATTGTGGACGATCATAAACTTTTTAGAAAAAGTTTGTCCTTTTTGATCAATTCTTTTGAAAATACCAATGTCGTTCTGGAAGCCCAGAACGGGCTCGATCTATTGGATCAGATTCAGGATCATACGCTGGATTTGTTGCTATTGGATATTCAAATGCCGGGTATGGATGGTTTTGAAACCTGTGAACACATCCGAAAGCATTATCCGGAAATGAAAGTACTCATCGTGTCGCAACTCACCACCAAAGAAAGTATTCATAAGGTGATGGAATTGGGGGCGCATGGTTTCTTTACCAAGAATTCCGAACCGGAACAGCTCGAAAATGCGATTAAAAGTATTCGGGATAAGGATTTCTATTTCGGACAGGAATTGGGTATGGTGTTGCGCGAAGCGATTTTATGGGAGAAAAACAACAAACCAAAAATTACCGCTTCGTCGATTACGATCTCCGACCGTGAAATGGATGTGATCCGTATGGCTTGTAAAGAGCTGAGCAGTATTGAAATTGCCGACAGGCTGCATATTAATGTGCGTACCGTCGAAACACACCGCAAACGCATTATGGAGAAAACCAACTCCAAAAACTTCATTGGCGTGATCCTTTTTGCACTGCGCCACCAGTTGATTTCAATAGAGGAATTAACCGAATTATAACTTCATTAGCGGCGAAATCCCCCTGTTTGTGGGAAAACCCGTGTTTTACCGGATACAAAATCAGTATTTTTACGTATTGCATTTTAGCTCAATAATATTGAATTTTGTCTCAATAGAGTTTTTCATTTAGTAAGTTTAAAAAAGACCATATTGCCCTTTATTGATTTATTAACTGTGTGTTCCTAAACTTTTTAAGTTGATAATAAATATGGTCTCTTTTACATCATTTATGGTGTATTTTAGTTAGTGAAGTTCTTTTAATTTTGGGTTAAAATGCTGAGCGGCTAACAGTTCAGCATTTTTATTTTTTTATCTAGAAAACCTTATTTATTATACATAAGTTTTTATTTGCATATCTTTAGTTTTTTTGAAAAAAAAGCAGCTCATAGGGGGGCTGCTTTTTTCTTTTATAAAAAAACCAATCAGGATAGCCTGATTGGTTAAGATCGTTTTTATTATAAATTGATCATTCCATTTTAGGTTGACTCCTATTAATACCAACGCTTTTTATTCTTCTTCGATTCCGGTGATTTGCGCGATTTTGGCGGGCTATTTTTTTTATTGCGGAAGTCCTTTTTCGCTCCGGGTTGCTCTTCTTTTTTCTCGCCTTCTTTCCATGGAAATGGATGATCTTCTACCACTTTTAGTTTCAGACGGGTTAGTTTTTCGATATCCTGTAAATACGGTTTTTCGTCTTTTCCGCAAAAGGATAAAGCCAATCCGGTATTTCCGGCACGTCCGGTACGTCCAATACGATGTACGTAGGTTTCCGGGATATTCGGTAAGTCAAAATTGATTACAAATGGCAATTGCTCGATGTCGATTCCTCTGGCGGCAATATCGGTCGCTACCAAAACGGAAACTTCTTTGTTTTTAAAGCCATCTAACACACGTTGACGCGCCGACTGGGATTTGTCTCCATGAATGGCTTCGGCGTTGATACCGTTCTTTTTTAAGGCTTTTACAACGTTGTCGGCTCCGTGTTTGGTTCGGGCAAATACCAAAACATTCGAAAGTTTGTCGTTTCGGATGATATGATACAATAATTTTCGCTTGTCTTCTTTTTCAACAAAGTATACTTTTTGTTGTACGGTTTCGGCGGTACTGGAAATTGGCGCTACCGACACATATTTCGGTTGTGTCAGAAACGTATCGGCCAATTCGCGTATCGCCAATGGCATCGTCGCCGAAAATAATAAGGTCTGACGGTTGTCCGGTGTTAGTTTGATGATCTTTTTAACATCGTTAATAAAACCCATATCCAACATCTGATCGGCTTCGTCCAAAACCAGGTGGTGCATATGATGCAGGTCGATAAAACCTTGTTTGTGTAAGTCCAGTAAACGTCCTGGCGTAGCGATTAATACATCAACTCCTTTTTTAAGCTGATCAACCTGTGGCGTTTGGTTTACACCTCCAAAAATAACCAGCGTACGGATGTTGGTGTATTTTCCGTAGGTATTAAAACTCTCTCCAATCTGTATGGCCAGTTCGCGGGTTGGCGTTACAATTAGCGTACGAATGTGTTTTACTTTTTTTGATGATCCAACAATCCGGTGTAACAAATTAAGGATCGGAATGGCGAAAGCTGCCGTTTTTCCGGTTCCGGTTTGAGCGCAACCTACAAGATCAGTACCTTCCATGATGATCGGAATGGCCTGTTCCTGAATGGGTGTCGGGTTTTCATAACCTTCTTCGGTAAGCGCCTGTTGTATATTGCGAAGTAAATCTAAGTCTTGAAATTGCATAAAAAAACGATAACTGTTAGTAGCTATCGTTTGCAAAAATACTTTAAAATATTGGTTTTGTTTATATATTATGCTTCGCCTTCATAAAATCGGTGATTAAATAGGCGATTAATTTCCCTACAAGATGGTTGTTTTTGTCCTGATCCAGATCCGGAGCACCTTCGCAAATGTGCAGATAGGAAGCATTGCGACTCTGACCGAAGTAATGAATAAACTGGCGTAATTCGGCTACTGAAAAACCGCTCAACGTCATCGCACTACTGGCAATTCCAGGGAGAGCGTCCAAATCGATTTCGATACCAAAAGCATCGGTGGCGATGTGTTTCAAGGCGATTTCCATTTCGACGTCAAAGTCCTTTTCCCGGCGAACGGCAATTTGTTCGTAGGTGTTATAACGGATTTTTTCAGTTACTTTTTTAATCGAATCGAGTACACTTTTCGGCGTATAACTTTCGTGTAATCCGAAAATAAAATATTTTTTAAGGAAACCTTCTTCAAAAGCGTAGGAAAATCCGTTGCCACTGTGGCGTCCTTCCAAAGCCCGGAAATCGGTATGCGCATCAAAATTGATCGCATTTACGGCTCTTCCTTTTGCCAGTGCAAGTCCCTTAATGTTTCCGTAAGCATTATTATGTCCGCCACCAATCACAATTGGAGTCTTTCCGGCTTTGATAATCTGACAGACAATATGCGACACTTCTTTGTCGATTTTTTCGACCATTTTAAAAAAATGCCTGCGGTCTTCCTTGTCCGTAATGTCCAACGTTTTGATGGCTTCCATTTGTTCGGAAACATCAATACTACCCAAAATCAGTAGCTGACTGCCTTTGCAGAAACGGTTGTTCTGGATGTTTACAATGCTTTTTAAAGTGCTTTCCCAGGCCGAAGCTGTTCCGGCTCTTCCAAGGTTGGCACGTACGCCAATGTCTTCCGGAATTCCCAGTAAAACAAATTCGGCATCGCTGGTCTGGAGAAATTCCAACGTATCCATTTCCTTGGGTACGGTTTGGATCCTTTCTCCGAATTTTATCTCACCACTACGGTGATTGGTAATTTTCGTTAAGTCGTTTAGTGTAAATCGGATAAGCTTTTCCATATAAAAAATGTTGCATCCAAAAATACTATTTTCTATAAAACTTTCGTTATTTTACGGAAATGAATAATTTTATAGCTAATTGTATTTGAAAAAAATGTGACTATGGAAAATCAAAAAAGTAATTCGAGCTTAAAAGCCATTATTGTTGTTTTGTCGTTATTGTTAATCGGGAGTTTGGCCTATATGTACAAGATGAGTACTGATAATCAGACTTCTGAAAACAAAATCATGTCGGAGAAAGATAAGTTAAATGAAGAGCTTCAGGCTGCGATTGCTAAATATGATGCTGCGATAGCGGACAACACTTCACTTTCGTCCGAACTGACGGCAGAAAGAGAAAAACTGATCCAACTGCAGAAAGAACTGGAAAAATCAAAGGGCGATGCGGCTTCATTAGCAAAATTTAAAAACGATTACCTGCGTTTAAAACGTGAAATGGATAATCTGATGCGCGAAAATGAAGGACTGAAAAAACAAAATGCGGCCTTAACTACACAGCGTGACAGTACACAAACCGTATTAAACGACGCTAGAAGAGTGAACGATACATTGGTATCACAAAACGACCAGTTGGCCAAAACGGTTGAAAAAGCGTCTAAATTAACGGTATTGAATTTACAGACGACTGCAGTAAAACAAAGAAGTTCCGGAAAACAAATTGATACGGACAAAGCACGTAGAGCCGATGTATTGAAAGTAAGCTTTACCATTGCTGAAAACCAGGTAGCCAAATCGGGAGACAAAACGTACTATATCCAAATCATTGACAGCAAAAACAATGTATTGGGAGAAAAACGTACCGAAACTTTTGGTGACAAAGTATTAACATATAGTTTTGTTAAAACGGTGAAATATGAAAACAAAACCGTTCAGGTAGCTCAGGATTTACCGGTAGAAAATATAGAAGGCGGAACATTCTTCGTAAATATTTTTGACAAAGCGGAATTGGTATCCAAAACCAGTTTTACGTTGAAATAACAAAAGATAAACGACAATACAACAAAAAAGAGGAATCCAGGTTCCTCTTTTTTTATTGAATAAACTGACCTTCGATTAGGACCTGATCAATCAGGTTGCTGCCAAAAGCATAGGGTAGCTGGTAATAGGAGGTAAGTGGTTGCGTTATGATGATATTCGCTTTTTTTCCTTTGGTGATACTTCCGTGTGTATCGGAAATTCCCATCGCATAGGCACCGTTGATGGTCGCTGCATTAATCGCTTCTTCCGGTGTCATTTTCATTTTGATACAGGCGGTGGCCACTACAAAATTCATATTTCCGGATGGTGTGGTTCCCGGATTAAAATCGGAGGCCAAAGCCAACGGTAATCCGGCTTGTAGCATTTTTCGCGCCGGCGTATACGGAATGCTGATAAAATAGGAACAGCTCGGTAAAGCCACTGGCATAGTGCTGCTGTCTTTTAAAACAGCAATATCTTCGTCGGTTACAATTTCCAGGTGGTCTACCGATAAAGCACCGTGTTTCACACAGGCTTCGATACCATTTATGGCGGTAAACTGATTCACGTGGATTTTCGGAATCAATCCGTGTTGTTTTCCCGCTTCGATAATCCGTTCGGTTTCGGCTACCGAAAAATAACCGGTTTCCAGAAAGGCGTCGACATATTCGGCCAGGTTTTCATGGGCTATAGCCGGTAGCATTTCGTTAATGATCAAATCGATATACCCTTCGTGGTTTTCTTTATATTCGGATGGGAAAGCATGCGCGCCTAAAAAAGTCGCTTTGATGGCAATCGGGTAGTTCTCGGATAAGCGTTTGATCACTCGTAGCATTTTTAATTCGGCTTCGACCGTAAGTCCGTAACCGGATTTGATTTCTACCGCTCCGGTTCCCTGACGCATCACTTCTTCCAAACGCACTTTCGATTGGTTGTAAATCTCTTCTTCGGAGGTTTCCTGTAATTTTTTAGCCGAATTTAGAATACCACCGCCACGACTGGCAATTTCTTCATAACTCAGTCCGTTAATCCGATCTACAAATTCCTGCTCGCGATTGCCGGCATAAACAATATGCGTATGGCTGTCGCACCACGTTGGAAGTACGGTTTTACCGGTGGCATCAATTAATTCACAGCCTTCTGATGACGGACAGTTGGCCATCGGGCCAAAATCGGCAATCCGATCGTTTTCAATCAATAGGAAAGCATGGTCTATTTTGGGTAAAACGGCCATCTCGGCTCCGGAAACTTTGGCTACGGGTGTTTCTCGTACCTGTAGTAGTTCTTTGATGTTCTGGATTAAAATTTTCATAGGATTCTATCTTGAAAGAGCAGCTTTTATAAGTGCTTAAATAATTTTTGTAAAAATAAACGGGAATTTTAAAAACTCCTATCTTTATATAAAATTATTATGCCGTGAGAAAAGTCAAGTATCGTAAAGTCCGCAAAGTTCAGCCCAATTATTATGAATATACCGGTGTTCACACCAGCGAGCCGGTGGGAATGCAGTTATTTGTTTACAATGAAAAACGCTTTGAAGAATATACAAAAATTACGCTGAATAAGGTTGAAAAAGAACTCAACGATAAATTGCAGGAAGAGGATGTGAAATGGCTTAATATTCACGGATTACACGATGTTGAACTGATCCGGAAGATAGGAGAATTGGTCGGAATCCAGAATTTTCTCGTGGGCGATATCCTGAATACACAACGAAGAACCAAGCTTGAAGAACTGGACGATTTGTTGTTTTTTAATATTAAATCAATTTTACCGGGGGAAGATCTGGATAATATCAGTGTCGAACAGATCAGTTTTATTCTAAAAGGAAATATGCTGGTCTCGTTTCAGGAAAAAAGGAGTGACTTTTTTACCCATATCCGCGAGCGTATCCGTACTGCTACCGGAATTGTCCGCAAAAAGAAAAACGATTATCTGTTGTATCTGATGCTGGATGCAATTATCGAAAATTTTTACATCACTATCGAAAATTACGAAGACCGGATTGAGGCGTTGATGATCGAATCCAAAACCAATTACCGTCAGGATGTACTCATACGAATTGAAAAAAATCGGGAAAATCTGAATTTTCTAAAACGTTCCATTATCCCGTTGCGCGATGCGTTGTATAGTCTGAAGAGTTTTCAGGATGATGATCAGTATGATGGAATCGAGCAATCCAATTATACCTTTTTTGCCCGTTTGCATCAGAAATGTCTCGAACTTTTGGAACAGATCGATTACGATACCAATTCGCTGGATAGCGCCTCGCACTTTTATTTTTCAGCCCAAAGTCAACGGATGAACGAAATTATGAAAGTGCTAACCGTGGTGTCTGTTATCTTTATGCCACTCACGTTTATTGTGGGAGTTTATGGGATGAATTTTGAAAACATGCCAGAGTTAAAAACGGATAACGGCTATTTTGCGGTTCTGGGTATTATGGCAATACTGGCCATTTTAATGGTGACCTATTTTAAAAGAAAAAAGTGGTTTTAAAGCAATGAACGATACATTATGAAAACATTTATAAGTGCCATTTCGGGAAAGGAATTTCCGGCTGCCGAAAAAGTTTCCGGAAAAACAATCCGGGCTTCCATTATGAATTTTATACTGAAAGAGCATCCGGAGTTTACGCGGGAACAGTATTTGTCGGTTGGGGAGGTAAACTACTACCGTGAAAAATATATTTCGGATTTTTTGATTAAGGAAGTCGGTGAAATTTCCGAACTGGAAAAAACAGTTTTGCATGCGCTGAAAGATAAGAAAATAGTAATCAATAAGCCTGAAGAAGAGGGGCAAGGGTATACTTTTGGACAACGAGTAGCCGATAAGGTCGCTGAATTTGGCGGAAGCTGGACGTTTATTATTTCGTTTATGTTTTTTCTGGTCGCCTGGATTGCCCTGAACGTTTTTATGCTGGCCAATAAAGGTTTTGATCCCTATCCGTTTATTTTGCTGAATCTGATTCTTTCCTGTATTGCGGCTTTACAGGCACCGGTGATTATGATGAGTCAGAACCGCCAGGAGGAAAAAGACCGGGAACGGTCTAAAAACGATTACATGATCAATTTGAAGTCGGAGTTGGAAATACGGATGTTACACGAAAAAATTGACCATCTGATTTTACATCAGGAACAGTCGATGTTGGAAATCCAGAAGATTCAAATCGACATGATGAATGATATCATTCATAAGATGGAAAATAAAAAGTAAGGCTATTGGACTTCGATTTTATAGGCGTCCAATAATCCCAAAACCGCCGGATAGGCAAATTTGGCACGGGTAATCGTATTCCGGCCCGGAT from Flavobacterium sp. WV_118_3 harbors:
- a CDS encoding response regulator transcription factor, with product MLRVGIVDDHKLFRKSLSFLINSFENTNVVLEAQNGLDLLDQIQDHTLDLLLLDIQMPGMDGFETCEHIRKHYPEMKVLIVSQLTTKESIHKVMELGAHGFFTKNSEPEQLENAIKSIRDKDFYFGQELGMVLREAILWEKNNKPKITASSITISDREMDVIRMACKELSSIEIADRLHINVRTVETHRKRIMEKTNSKNFIGVILFALRHQLISIEELTEL
- the hutI gene encoding imidazolonepropionase is translated as MKILIQNIKELLQVRETPVAKVSGAEMAVLPKIDHAFLLIENDRIADFGPMANCPSSEGCELIDATGKTVLPTWCDSHTHIVYAGNREQEFVDRINGLSYEEIASRGGGILNSAKKLQETSEEEIYNQSKVRLEEVMRQGTGAVEIKSGYGLTVEAELKMLRVIKRLSENYPIAIKATFLGAHAFPSEYKENHEGYIDLIINEMLPAIAHENLAEYVDAFLETGYFSVAETERIIEAGKQHGLIPKIHVNQFTAINGIEACVKHGALSVDHLEIVTDEDIAVLKDSSTMPVALPSCSYFISIPYTPARKMLQAGLPLALASDFNPGTTPSGNMNFVVATACIKMKMTPEEAINAATINGAYAMGISDTHGSITKGKKANIIITQPLTSYYQLPYAFGSNLIDQVLIEGQFIQ
- a CDS encoding histidine kinase, whose amino-acid sequence is MENSEEIKIAFWLGTLGMLFLAFGLLSLVLYYQNHFYKMKRKETELLLKTALETEKNERKRIAADLHDSVSGDLNAIRNYLTILQRNGSIVGNQEIFDEIRSGVEMALENTRKVSYNIMPPLLETYGLVTALTDYLEGLKKKTEIDFKVVSEQEEFKIAAPVAYELFRIVQEFTTNMIKYGKVTESIVTMVLSDTFFTITLQDNGIPFNFTQLLATSKGTGVKNINSRLKIVGADFVQNETETGNSFTITLKKEKCLE
- a CDS encoding formimidoylglutamase — translated: MEKLIRFTLNDLTKITNHRSGEIKFGERIQTVPKEMDTLEFLQTSDAEFVLLGIPEDIGVRANLGRAGTASAWESTLKSIVNIQNNRFCKGSQLLILGSIDVSEQMEAIKTLDITDKEDRRHFFKMVEKIDKEVSHIVCQIIKAGKTPIVIGGGHNNAYGNIKGLALAKGRAVNAINFDAHTDFRALEGRHSGNGFSYAFEEGFLKKYFIFGLHESYTPKSVLDSIKKVTEKIRYNTYEQIAVRREKDFDVEMEIALKHIATDAFGIEIDLDALPGIASSAMTLSGFSVAELRQFIHYFGQSRNASYLHICEGAPDLDQDKNNHLVGKLIAYLITDFMKAKHNI
- the corA gene encoding magnesium/cobalt transporter CorA, with the protein product MRKVKYRKVRKVQPNYYEYTGVHTSEPVGMQLFVYNEKRFEEYTKITLNKVEKELNDKLQEEDVKWLNIHGLHDVELIRKIGELVGIQNFLVGDILNTQRRTKLEELDDLLFFNIKSILPGEDLDNISVEQISFILKGNMLVSFQEKRSDFFTHIRERIRTATGIVRKKKNDYLLYLMLDAIIENFYITIENYEDRIEALMIESKTNYRQDVLIRIEKNRENLNFLKRSIIPLRDALYSLKSFQDDDQYDGIEQSNYTFFARLHQKCLELLEQIDYDTNSLDSASHFYFSAQSQRMNEIMKVLTVVSVIFMPLTFIVGVYGMNFENMPELKTDNGYFAVLGIMAILAILMVTYFKRKKWF
- a CDS encoding DEAD/DEAH box helicase — protein: MQFQDLDLLRNIQQALTEEGYENPTPIQEQAIPIIMEGTDLVGCAQTGTGKTAAFAIPILNLLHRIVGSSKKVKHIRTLIVTPTRELAIQIGESFNTYGKYTNIRTLVIFGGVNQTPQVDQLKKGVDVLIATPGRLLDLHKQGFIDLHHMHHLVLDEADQMLDMGFINDVKKIIKLTPDNRQTLLFSATMPLAIRELADTFLTQPKYVSVAPISSTAETVQQKVYFVEKEDKRKLLYHIIRNDKLSNVLVFARTKHGADNVVKALKKNGINAEAIHGDKSQSARQRVLDGFKNKEVSVLVATDIAARGIDIEQLPFVINFDLPNIPETYVHRIGRTGRAGNTGLALSFCGKDEKPYLQDIEKLTRLKLKVVEDHPFPWKEGEKKEEQPGAKKDFRNKKNSPPKSRKSPESKKNKKRWY
- a CDS encoding DUF1003 domain-containing protein, whose protein sequence is MKTFISAISGKEFPAAEKVSGKTIRASIMNFILKEHPEFTREQYLSVGEVNYYREKYISDFLIKEVGEISELEKTVLHALKDKKIVINKPEEEGQGYTFGQRVADKVAEFGGSWTFIISFMFFLVAWIALNVFMLANKGFDPYPFILLNLILSCIAALQAPVIMMSQNRQEEKDRERSKNDYMINLKSELEIRMLHEKIDHLILHQEQSMLEIQKIQIDMMNDIIHKMENKK